Proteins from a single region of Humidesulfovibrio mexicanus:
- a CDS encoding zinc ribbon domain-containing protein: MSLLDAIEAVKNWRALLLLFGTVLCAGLCVYVFGSSGSLGLIIMGVLLGWAIVFYGFNAVGIMLFDFANSGLRTSAMNAVVRSLCTSHRLLGVLLIAGLIFLATLLAMALLLQTGKIPGVGPAFSFFFTPLSAVVLGLLFFMLANVLLPFASVAVWSGETVMSSIANLFAIARQRLFPVVLQQLLLWFMAGAVGFMLVGILLVGTGFTLAVAPSMLDLSGGGMSRGMGGMGGMGGMGSMGSMGGMGSMGGMGGMGGIGGMGGIGLLGLLMGGSLPSLAAGGSGLALAFALVLVLPGLIIIQGMCLIYLSAIEGLDLKNAASALQGGISQVKGKFENAQRAAQAAAQAARQNAQHNAQQQQTQPPVQQAQTPAARFCPDCGAPLAEDDLFCGGCGRKTGA; the protein is encoded by the coding sequence ATGTCCCTGCTCGACGCTATCGAAGCGGTCAAAAACTGGCGCGCGCTTTTGCTGCTGTTCGGCACGGTGCTCTGCGCCGGGCTCTGCGTCTACGTCTTCGGCTCGTCCGGAAGCCTCGGCCTGATCATCATGGGCGTACTGCTGGGCTGGGCCATTGTCTTTTACGGTTTCAACGCCGTAGGCATCATGCTCTTCGATTTCGCCAACAGCGGCCTACGCACCAGCGCCATGAACGCTGTGGTTCGCTCCCTGTGCACCAGCCACAGACTGCTGGGGGTGCTGCTCATCGCCGGGCTGATCTTTCTTGCCACCTTGCTGGCCATGGCCCTGCTGCTGCAAACCGGCAAGATTCCCGGCGTCGGACCGGCATTTTCATTCTTCTTCACTCCGCTCTCGGCGGTGGTTCTGGGACTGCTGTTCTTCATGCTGGCCAACGTGCTCCTGCCCTTCGCCTCCGTGGCCGTATGGAGCGGCGAGACCGTCATGTCCTCCATTGCGAACCTGTTCGCCATCGCCCGGCAGCGCCTCTTTCCAGTGGTGCTGCAGCAGTTATTGCTGTGGTTCATGGCCGGGGCAGTCGGCTTCATGCTGGTGGGCATCCTGCTGGTCGGCACTGGGTTCACGCTGGCGGTGGCCCCCTCCATGCTGGACCTGTCCGGCGGCGGCATGAGCCGCGGCATGGGCGGCATGGGTGGCATGGGCGGCATGGGTAGCATGGGTAGCATGGGCGGCATGGGTAGCATGGGCGGCATGGGCGGCATGGGCGGCATAGGCGGCATGGGCGGCATAGGCCTCCTTGGTCTGCTCATGGGAGGCTCGCTGCCAAGCCTGGCCGCAGGTGGCTCCGGCCTGGCCCTGGCCTTCGCCCTGGTGCTCGTCCTGCCCGGCCTCATCATCATCCAGGGCATGTGCCTGATCTATCTTTCCGCCATCGAAGGGCTGGACCTGAAGAACGCCGCTTCCGCGCTCCAGGGTGGCATTTCCCAAGTCAAGGGCAAATTCGAAAACGCCCAGCGCGCCGCCCAGGCCGCCGCCCAGGCCGCCCGGCAGAACGCCCAGCATAATGCTCAGCAGCAGCAAACCCAGCCTCCTGTGCAGCAGGCCCAGACCCCGGCCGCGCGCTTCTGCCCCGACTGCGGCGCTCCCCTGGCCGAGGACGACCTGTTTTGCGGGGGCTGCGGGCGCAAAACCGGGGCATAA
- a CDS encoding OmpA family protein, which translates to MPPLRILLLAMPLLLCACATTGKNAQNDISMTQTDRGVVIQSSDRILFDTGKADIKPTAKPFLDQVATILNTKSKSSVVIEGHTDNVGKAEMNQALSELRALTVMEELIERGVDKGRIKASGFGMTRPVAVNDTEAGRQLNRRTEIILLGEKEENIKRNGFDAFLRGLFN; encoded by the coding sequence ATGCCGCCACTTCGCATCCTGCTGCTCGCCATGCCGCTTCTGCTGTGCGCCTGCGCCACCACGGGCAAGAACGCACAAAACGACATCAGCATGACCCAAACCGATCGCGGTGTGGTCATCCAGTCCAGCGACAGAATCCTCTTCGACACCGGCAAAGCCGACATCAAGCCCACGGCAAAGCCCTTCCTCGACCAGGTCGCCACCATCCTGAACACCAAGAGCAAAAGCAGCGTCGTCATCGAAGGCCACACCGACAACGTCGGCAAGGCGGAGATGAACCAGGCGCTCTCCGAGCTGCGGGCGCTCACCGTCATGGAGGAGCTCATTGAGCGCGGCGTGGACAAGGGCCGCATCAAGGCCAGCGGCTTCGGCATGACGCGCCCCGTGGCCGTGAACGACACCGAGGCCGGACGCCAGCTCAACCGCCGCACGGAGATCATCCTGCTCGGCGAGAAGGAAGAGAACATCAAGCGGAACGGATTCGACGCCTTTCTCCGAGGCCTTTTCAACTAA
- the mobB gene encoding molybdopterin-guanine dinucleotide biosynthesis protein B, producing the protein MRAIAVVGFKKSGKTTLAMELAEALRKQGLSVTLVKHSHHGFDEKADTDTARFRQRADMVVGFSPGGSFVSWPKERSLTELMPLITTDFVVMEGGKTLGVMPRIIIAGDEATAAELDPELALAAYGDQALDELMATRDVAGLARIAVKAGFLLPGLDCGGCGRENCRGLAVDIVAGTATVADCKAMNASIRITVGGQPMPLNPFVAGIFRSGILGMLSELKGFTSGTVDIRIA; encoded by the coding sequence ATGCGTGCCATCGCCGTCGTCGGCTTCAAGAAGTCCGGCAAGACCACCCTGGCCATGGAGCTGGCCGAGGCCCTCAGAAAGCAGGGCCTGAGCGTCACCCTGGTCAAGCATTCGCACCACGGCTTTGACGAGAAGGCCGACACGGACACTGCGCGTTTCCGCCAGCGGGCGGACATGGTGGTGGGGTTTTCGCCCGGCGGCAGCTTCGTCTCCTGGCCGAAGGAGCGGTCCCTGACCGAGCTCATGCCGCTCATCACCACCGATTTTGTGGTCATGGAGGGCGGCAAGACGCTGGGGGTCATGCCGCGCATCATCATCGCGGGCGATGAGGCCACGGCGGCGGAACTGGACCCGGAACTGGCGCTGGCCGCCTACGGCGATCAGGCGTTGGACGAGCTTATGGCCACGCGCGACGTGGCGGGCCTGGCGCGCATTGCGGTCAAGGCGGGCTTCCTGCTGCCCGGGCTGGACTGCGGGGGCTGCGGCCGCGAGAACTGCCGGGGCCTGGCCGTGGACATCGTGGCCGGAACGGCCACCGTGGCCGACTGCAAGGCCATGAACGCCAGCATCCGCATCACCGTGGGCGGGCAGCCCATGCCGTTGAACCCCTTTGTGGCGGGCATCTTCCGTAGCGGCATTCTGGGGATGCTCTCGGAACTCAAAGGCTTCACCTCCGGCACGGTGGATATCCGCATTGCGTGA
- a CDS encoding molybdopterin molybdotransferase MoeA translates to MRDAAAKPLDAHGFLDVVSRAEALALLVGFAVLPAERVPLGQALGRALAAELPAPEDLPQSARASMDGYALAARDAFGATETNPAYLDCVADLRIDWRADDGQVRLGPGQCARIPTGGSLPEGADAVVMVEHTGLLDAAGDAGTVEVRKSAAPGENIMLPGEDVRRGEAALPAGRVLRAQDVGLLAALGIVQVLVGGRPRVGILSTGDELTPVSHTPRPGQIRDVNSHALACLAAEAGAIPAPLGIVPDDLPRLTSALAEGVRSCDVVLMSGGSSLGARDHTVAAILAQPDARILAHGVAISPGKPTIIASVEGKAVIGLPGQVTSAQVVHAMLVKPLLRSLAGAAKALSLDPPPFVAELARNVAGRPGREDFVRVCLEARPGLPPLAHPVLGKSGLLKTLLAADGLLAVPAEAEGLYKGALAPVWTL, encoded by the coding sequence TTGCGTGACGCCGCAGCCAAGCCACTGGACGCACACGGTTTTCTTGATGTGGTGAGCCGGGCCGAGGCCCTGGCGCTGCTTGTTGGATTTGCCGTGCTGCCAGCAGAGCGCGTGCCCTTGGGCCAAGCCCTGGGCCGCGCGCTGGCCGCGGAACTGCCCGCGCCGGAAGACCTGCCCCAAAGCGCCCGCGCCAGCATGGACGGCTACGCCCTGGCCGCGCGCGACGCGTTCGGCGCCACCGAAACCAATCCGGCTTACCTGGACTGCGTGGCCGATCTGCGCATCGACTGGCGCGCGGACGACGGCCAGGTGCGCCTGGGCCCCGGCCAATGCGCGCGCATCCCCACCGGCGGCAGCCTGCCGGAAGGGGCCGACGCGGTGGTCATGGTGGAGCACACCGGCCTTCTGGACGCGGCGGGCGACGCGGGCACCGTGGAGGTGCGCAAGAGCGCGGCTCCGGGCGAGAACATCATGCTTCCCGGCGAGGACGTGCGCCGGGGCGAGGCCGCCCTGCCCGCCGGGCGCGTGCTGCGCGCCCAGGACGTGGGCCTGCTGGCCGCCCTTGGCATCGTGCAGGTCCTGGTGGGAGGGCGGCCGCGCGTGGGCATTCTTTCCACGGGCGACGAACTGACGCCCGTAAGCCACACCCCGCGCCCCGGCCAGATACGCGATGTGAACAGCCACGCCCTGGCCTGCCTCGCCGCAGAGGCCGGGGCGATCCCCGCGCCCCTGGGCATCGTGCCCGACGACCTGCCCCGCCTCACCTCCGCCCTGGCCGAGGGGGTGCGATCCTGCGACGTGGTCCTTATGTCCGGCGGCAGCTCGCTGGGTGCGCGCGACCATACCGTGGCCGCCATTCTGGCCCAGCCGGACGCGCGCATCCTGGCCCACGGCGTGGCCATCAGCCCGGGCAAGCCCACCATCATCGCCAGCGTGGAAGGCAAGGCGGTCATCGGCCTGCCTGGCCAGGTCACCTCGGCCCAGGTGGTCCACGCCATGCTGGTGAAGCCTTTGCTGCGCAGCCTGGCGGGCGCGGCCAAGGCCCTTTCCCTGGACCCGCCGCCCTTTGTGGCCGAGCTGGCGCGCAACGTGGCCGGGCGGCCCGGCCGCGAGGACTTCGTGCGCGTGTGTCTGGAGGCCCGGCCCGGCCTGCCGCCCCTGGCGCATCCTGTGCTGGGCAAGAGCGGGCTCTTGAAGACCCTGCTCGCCGCGGACGGCCTTTTGGCCGTGCCCGCCGAGGCCGAGGGCCTGTACAAGGGCGCGCTGGCCCCGGTCTGGACGTTGTAG
- the panB gene encoding 3-methyl-2-oxobutanoate hydroxymethyltransferase: protein MPSKQRTAPDILAMKGGGRIAMLTAYDFPTARLADEAGADAILVGDSLGMVCLGLPDTLGVTMDHMLHHTAAVVRGVARALVVADMPFLSYHTGVGEAVANAGRFLQQAGARAVKLEGGAEFVPHIQAMLAAGIPVMGHIGLTPQQVARFGGFKAQGKTARAAKALLADARALAQAGCFALVLEAVPAEVAERITAEIPIPTIGIGAGPRCDGQVLVFHDVLGLCPGLRPSFVKQYTDLWTPAREALAAYCREVREGAFPAEANTRRMAPDELDAFQADDGTGQA, encoded by the coding sequence ATGCCCTCGAAGCAGCGCACCGCGCCGGACATCCTCGCCATGAAGGGCGGCGGCAGGATCGCCATGCTCACCGCCTACGACTTTCCCACCGCCCGCCTGGCCGACGAGGCCGGGGCCGACGCCATCCTTGTGGGCGACAGCCTGGGCATGGTGTGCCTGGGCCTGCCCGACACCCTGGGCGTGACCATGGACCACATGCTGCACCACACCGCCGCAGTGGTCCGGGGCGTTGCGCGCGCCCTTGTGGTGGCCGACATGCCGTTTCTTTCCTACCACACCGGGGTCGGCGAGGCCGTGGCCAACGCCGGGCGCTTTCTGCAGCAGGCCGGAGCCCGCGCGGTGAAGCTGGAGGGCGGGGCGGAGTTCGTGCCGCACATTCAGGCCATGCTGGCCGCAGGCATCCCGGTCATGGGGCACATCGGCCTCACCCCGCAGCAGGTGGCGCGTTTCGGCGGGTTCAAGGCGCAAGGCAAGACCGCGCGCGCGGCCAAGGCCCTGCTGGCCGACGCCCGCGCCCTGGCCCAGGCGGGCTGCTTCGCCCTGGTGCTGGAGGCCGTGCCCGCCGAAGTGGCCGAGCGCATCACGGCGGAGATTCCCATCCCGACCATCGGCATCGGGGCCGGGCCGCGCTGCGACGGCCAGGTGCTGGTGTTCCACGACGTGCTGGGCCTGTGCCCCGGTCTGCGGCCCAGTTTCGTCAAGCAGTACACAGATCTGTGGACGCCCGCGCGCGAGGCGCTTGCCGCCTATTGCCGCGAGGTGCGCGAGGGCGCGTTTCCGGCCGAGGCCAACACCCGCCGCATGGCCCCGGACGAGCTGGACGCCTTCCAGGCTGACGACGGGACCGGCCAAGCCTAG